Proteins encoded by one window of Fischerella sp. PCC 9605:
- the purC gene encoding phosphoribosylaminoimidazolesuccinocarboxamide synthase: MSVHTKLYEGKAKIIYPTDDPEILLAVFKDDATAFNAQKRGSIQEKGRINNSISSKLFQELEARGIKTHFIDNPAANQMRIRAVKILPLEVVVRNIAAGSLCQQTGLPLGTVLKMPLVEFYYKNDQLGDPLLTRDRLLLMELATPEQVDSITHLALKINDFLKEFFQRCNITLVDFKLEFGLDSQQQLLLADEISPDTCRLWDISAGDDPNLRVLDKDRFRRDLGNVEDAYQEVLKRVLNEL; encoded by the coding sequence ATGTCTGTCCATACCAAGCTATACGAAGGCAAAGCCAAAATTATCTACCCTACAGACGACCCAGAAATCTTACTGGCTGTTTTTAAAGATGATGCAACAGCATTTAACGCTCAAAAACGCGGTAGTATCCAAGAGAAAGGAAGAATAAACAACAGCATTTCCAGTAAATTATTCCAAGAATTGGAAGCACGTGGTATCAAAACCCACTTTATTGACAATCCTGCTGCAAATCAAATGCGGATCAGGGCAGTGAAAATTTTGCCATTGGAAGTAGTTGTCAGGAACATTGCTGCTGGCAGTCTTTGTCAACAAACAGGATTACCACTAGGAACTGTGCTAAAGATGCCTTTAGTAGAGTTTTATTACAAAAACGACCAATTGGGAGATCCTCTGCTAACACGCGATCGCTTGCTATTGATGGAACTAGCGACTCCGGAACAAGTTGACAGTATTACCCATCTAGCATTGAAAATCAACGATTTTCTGAAGGAATTTTTTCAGAGGTGCAACATTACCCTCGTGGATTTCAAACTAGAATTTGGTTTGGATTCACAACAACAGTTGTTATTAGCAGATGAAATTAGCCCAGATACCTGTCGTTTATGGGATATCAGTGCAGGGGACGATCCTAATCTTCGTGTGCTAGACAAAGACCGCTTCCGCCGGGACTTAGGGAATGTAGAGGACGCCTATCAGGAGGTTTTGAAAAGAGTACTAAATGAATTATGA
- a CDS encoding DUF7219 family protein, whose amino-acid sequence MVNKDDFLYPRGRYYGQVKPENLLFNANLQEFAQKVSYICNLETSGKIPPQEAYEQIKALWKSLKQSKKELRIGENPFRMDDEDKPEE is encoded by the coding sequence ATGGTTAACAAAGACGATTTTCTTTATCCTCGGGGTCGCTACTACGGTCAGGTAAAACCAGAGAACTTATTGTTCAACGCTAATTTGCAGGAATTTGCACAAAAAGTCAGCTATATCTGCAACTTAGAGACATCTGGCAAAATCCCACCTCAAGAGGCTTACGAGCAAATCAAAGCTCTTTGGAAAAGTTTGAAACAATCGAAAAAAGAACTGAGAATTGGCGAAAACCCTTTCCGTATGGACGATGAAGACAAGCCAGAAGAATAA
- a CDS encoding GAF domain-containing protein, producing the protein MTLLNSGSVLATLTELTQVNRTHALLRRVKDLSVNEFVCLLDFITAEFQQFLRAIELINNEALETMLEKVLEAITLKIGQILQAEHTTIFLVDYDKGQLWTKIPQDNTHKPLEIRIPITVGIPGHVAITGQCLNISETSTHPLFSSDLEKQMGYKIDNLLCMPVLSSKNQVVAVVQLANKAGNVPFDCEDEERFRNFASAIGIILESCQSFYVAARNQRGATALLRATQTLGQSLDLEATLQIVMEQARILMQADRSTLFLYRKEMGELWTKVAAADGKTLMEIRIPANRGIVGYVASTGEALNIPDAYKDPRFDPTTDKKTGYVTRNILCLPVFNSANELIGVTQLINKQQGCFTTSDEEFMRAFNIQAGIALENARLFENVLLEKQYQKDILQSLSDAVLSTDMDGRIVTINDAALELLGCSLTDINAKQNKHLWEKNLIGRLVWEVVPIDNLKMRLQDSLKTGARHYVPEQNLTVGLYLNTADDTFAQDTGTYILAIGDRTQADIFIPWNQPLTPQFKLLSADNVHKIERSINLTVNPLTNPEGGVRGGLVVLEDISQEKRMKNTMYRYLTPRVAEQVMALGEDALMVGERKEVTILFSDIRGYTTLTENLGAAEVVSLLNQYFETMVEAVFNHEGTLDKFIGDALMAVFGAPLPLMENHAWKAVQAALEMRQRLEEFNRRRVIQEQPKIYIGIGISSGEVVSGNIGSHKRMDYTVIGDGVNLSSRLEAVTKEYGCDIILSEFTYNLCRDRIWVRELDKIRVKGKHQAVNIYELISDRTISLDTTTQEFLFHYHDGRDAYLSRNFERAIACFETAKKIRPADQAVDIHLERARTYLQQTLPNSWDGVWTMMNK; encoded by the coding sequence ATGACACTTCTAAATTCTGGTAGCGTCTTGGCTACATTAACTGAACTTACTCAAGTTAATCGTACCCACGCCTTACTGCGTCGTGTCAAAGACCTTTCTGTTAATGAATTTGTTTGCTTACTAGACTTTATTACTGCTGAATTCCAGCAATTTCTACGGGCAATTGAACTCATCAACAATGAAGCCCTAGAAACTATGTTGGAGAAGGTACTAGAGGCGATTACACTCAAAATTGGTCAAATTCTCCAAGCTGAACACACTACAATTTTCTTGGTAGACTACGACAAGGGTCAACTGTGGACAAAAATTCCTCAAGATAATACTCACAAACCTTTAGAAATTCGTATTCCCATTACCGTTGGCATTCCTGGTCATGTTGCCATCACAGGTCAATGTCTCAATATCTCTGAAACCTCTACTCACCCGCTTTTTAGTTCAGATCTGGAAAAACAAATGGGCTACAAGATTGATAATCTTTTATGTATGCCAGTTTTAAGTAGTAAAAACCAGGTCGTAGCAGTAGTACAACTGGCTAATAAAGCTGGAAATGTTCCCTTTGATTGTGAAGATGAAGAGCGATTTCGCAACTTTGCCTCTGCTATCGGTATTATCTTAGAAAGCTGTCAATCTTTTTACGTGGCAGCCCGTAATCAAAGGGGTGCAACTGCTCTTTTGCGGGCAACTCAAACACTAGGGCAAAGTCTTGATTTAGAAGCGACTTTGCAAATAGTCATGGAACAAGCGCGGATTTTAATGCAAGCAGACCGCAGCACACTATTTTTGTATCGTAAAGAAATGGGAGAACTTTGGACAAAAGTAGCAGCTGCGGATGGCAAAACATTGATGGAAATCCGCATTCCCGCTAACCGTGGGATTGTTGGCTATGTGGCTTCTACTGGTGAAGCGCTGAATATTCCTGACGCCTACAAAGACCCCCGTTTTGATCCCACTACAGATAAAAAGACGGGGTATGTAACTCGTAACATCCTGTGTTTGCCAGTATTCAATTCTGCTAATGAATTGATTGGTGTGACACAGTTAATTAACAAACAACAAGGCTGTTTTACTACTTCTGATGAAGAGTTTATGCGGGCTTTTAACATTCAAGCAGGAATTGCTTTAGAAAATGCCCGTTTATTTGAAAATGTACTATTAGAAAAACAGTATCAAAAAGACATTTTGCAAAGCCTTTCGGATGCCGTACTTTCTACAGATATGGACGGTCGGATTGTAACTATAAATGATGCGGCACTGGAATTGCTTGGTTGTTCTTTAACGGATATAAATGCCAAACAAAATAAACATTTATGGGAAAAAAATTTAATTGGTCGCCTTGTCTGGGAGGTTGTACCAATTGATAATTTAAAAATGCGACTGCAAGATAGTCTAAAAACGGGAGCAAGACATTATGTACCAGAGCAAAATTTGACGGTGGGATTATATTTAAATACCGCAGATGACACATTTGCCCAGGATACAGGAACTTACATTTTGGCAATAGGCGATCGCACTCAAGCAGATATTTTTATCCCCTGGAACCAACCCCTCACTCCCCAGTTCAAGTTATTGAGTGCTGATAATGTTCATAAAATCGAACGCAGCATCAATCTTACCGTTAACCCTTTGACTAACCCAGAAGGTGGTGTACGCGGCGGTTTAGTCGTTTTAGAAGACATAAGTCAGGAAAAGCGGATGAAAAATACGATGTACCGCTACCTGACTCCCCGTGTTGCCGAACAAGTAATGGCATTGGGGGAAGATGCCTTAATGGTAGGTGAACGTAAGGAAGTAACCATCTTGTTCTCCGACATTCGAGGTTACACTACTCTCACAGAAAATCTCGGTGCTGCTGAGGTGGTATCGCTGCTGAATCAGTATTTTGAGACGATGGTAGAAGCTGTATTTAACCACGAAGGCACTCTCGATAAGTTTATTGGCGATGCCTTAATGGCAGTGTTTGGCGCGCCACTACCGCTAATGGAAAACCATGCTTGGAAGGCGGTGCAAGCAGCATTAGAAATGCGGCAACGCCTTGAAGAGTTTAACCGACGGCGAGTTATCCAAGAGCAACCAAAAATTTATATTGGTATTGGCATTAGTTCGGGAGAAGTAGTCTCTGGCAATATTGGATCTCACAAACGCATGGACTACACAGTTATTGGCGATGGCGTCAATTTAAGTTCGCGTTTGGAAGCAGTGACCAAAGAATATGGTTGTGATATTATATTAAGTGAATTTACTTACAATTTATGCCGCGATCGCATCTGGGTACGCGAGTTAGACAAAATCCGCGTCAAAGGTAAACATCAGGCGGTAAACATCTACGAGTTAATTAGCGATCGCACTATATCCCTAGACACCACTACCCAAGAATTTTTGTTCCATTACCATGACGGACGTGATGCCTATTTGAGCCGTAACTTTGAGCGGGCGATCGCCTGCTTTGAAACGGCAAAAAAAATTCGGCCTGCGGATCAAGCCGTCGATATCCACTTAGAACGTGCCCGCACTTACCTTCAACAAACTCTGCCAAACTCTTGGGATGGCGTTTGGACAATGATGAACAAGTAA
- a CDS encoding glycosyltransferase family 4 protein, translating to MRIALFTETFLPKVDGIVTRLRHTIEHLQRSGDEVLVICPDGGISEYKGAQIYGVSGFPLPLYPELKMALPRPAIGYILEQFQPDIIHVVNPAVLGLAGIFYSKILDIPLVASYHTHLPQYLQHYGLGMLEGLLWELLKAGHNQAALNLCTSTAMMEELTTHGIERVNLWQRGVDTETFHPSLASQQMRSRLSQNHPDSPLLLYVGRLSAEKEIERIKPILEAIPEARLALVGDGPQRQALEKHFANTNAHFVGYLVGQELASAFASADAFIFPSRTETLGLVLLEAMAAGCPVVAARSGGIPDIVTDGVNGYLFELDAGDEGAIAATIRLLEMKQERETIRQNARREAERWGWAAATRQLQDYYQKVIYSELPKAA from the coding sequence ATGAGGATAGCTTTATTCACCGAAACCTTTCTGCCCAAGGTTGACGGCATTGTAACGCGCTTGCGCCATACCATTGAACATTTACAACGCAGTGGCGATGAAGTACTAGTGATTTGTCCTGATGGTGGCATCAGTGAATACAAAGGAGCGCAAATATATGGTGTGTCCGGCTTTCCTCTACCGCTGTATCCAGAGTTAAAAATGGCACTGCCCCGCCCAGCAATTGGTTACATTTTGGAACAGTTTCAGCCAGATATTATTCATGTAGTAAATCCAGCGGTTTTGGGATTGGCTGGTATATTCTATAGCAAAATACTCGATATTCCCTTAGTGGCTTCTTATCATACCCATTTGCCTCAATATCTCCAGCACTATGGTTTGGGAATGCTAGAAGGCTTGCTGTGGGAATTACTGAAAGCAGGTCACAATCAAGCAGCTTTAAATTTGTGTACCTCTACAGCGATGATGGAGGAACTAACAACACACGGCATTGAAAGAGTGAATTTGTGGCAGCGGGGAGTCGATACAGAAACATTTCATCCTAGCTTAGCCAGTCAACAAATGCGATCGCGTTTATCGCAAAATCACCCAGATAGTCCCCTACTGCTTTACGTTGGGCGTCTTTCTGCCGAAAAAGAAATTGAGCGCATCAAACCAATATTAGAAGCTATTCCTGAAGCGAGACTGGCACTAGTGGGAGATGGCCCCCAGCGCCAAGCCTTAGAAAAGCATTTTGCTAATACAAACGCTCATTTTGTTGGCTATTTGGTTGGTCAAGAATTAGCTTCGGCATTTGCTAGCGCTGATGCTTTTATCTTTCCTTCCCGTACAGAAACATTGGGCTTAGTATTGCTAGAAGCCATGGCCGCAGGGTGTCCGGTAGTAGCAGCCCGTTCCGGTGGTATTCCTGATATTGTGACAGATGGTGTAAATGGATACCTTTTTGAACTAGATGCAGGTGACGAGGGGGCGATCGCTGCTACGATTCGTTTGTTAGAGATGAAACAAGAACGAGAAACTATTCGTCAAAATGCCCGTCGAGAAGCAGAACGTTGGGGATGGGCAGCTGCCACTCGCCAATTGCAAGATTATTATCAGAAGGTCATCTACTCTGAATTACCGAAAGCAGCTTAA